One region of Triticum aestivum cultivar Chinese Spring chromosome 6B, IWGSC CS RefSeq v2.1, whole genome shotgun sequence genomic DNA includes:
- the LOC123137968 gene encoding uncharacterized protein isoform X3 gives MFVTADPAGAGAGDRFRGGWSFWNMQRNQSLLAASTSTNWGLSTSTTKNEGYSIWTSAGGEWRPRPTDAHAPAYYHDLAEFYLEAARRLPIADIPYLADCISISGLAVGLADPVTNIVLTTINAFAKRPSYVRPLKPDDALEKISKKTTFVVGARDSRTGLIDFLLCYFRNLTEDQAEKCLDMAGHHLPLAVHLIEVGRWGSEVVPLLQPDAARTKTALQQAANCSNIDGLVRLMTWRYPRHLLDPVLDDLRGGEQLTADCIYKICDLLRCSWPPQPIPAPIPGIYRDNSGNVTTITKIRKDVFVTTTVSKDHVPTATITSTCPSNDDCTQDDGVHISTELATDISSSVNSRVCFWRENPDFLPLLKMSFLDTVHGFYIDALGMLPSHALRDSHLLRAVLTAGHCYGPLDPVSNIILNSIWYDAVFPLSDDVSNQIGAADILDARSMTRVESRSLDGFVAFVCYTYSISEQEAVVLLCQHRFNLSYMLQGSEKIFLNLASAALVAKHPQPAAFGDFLNSLTPAKLVRLRSLISDRGLRHVLSDDTLVQLKKMATNATACVAAAAAVQSMTPDLGQSALKTLSARRETFKSEQDYVRTKLQKLLLDYGHDKMCYAITLLLCDKSALI, from the exons ATGTTCGTGACGGCGGATCCGGCCGGCGCTGGCGCCGGCGACCGTTTCCGTGGCGGCTGGTCCTTCTGGAATATGCAGAGGAACCAGAGCCTCTTGGCCGCCTCGACCTCCACCAACTGGGGCCTCTCAACCTCCACCACGAAGAACGAGGGCTACTCCATCTGGACCTCCGCGGGCGGCGAGTGGCGTCCCAGGCCCACGGACGCCCACGCCCCGGCGTACTACCACGACCTCGCCGAGTTCTACCTCGAGGCGGCCCGCCGCCTCCCCATCGCCGACATCCCGTACCTCGCCGACTGCATCTCCATCAGCGGCCTCGCCGTGGGCCTCGCCGACCCCGTCACCAACATCGTCCTCACCACCATCAACGCTTTCGCCAAGAGACCGTCCTACGTCCGGCCCCTAAAGCCAGATGATGCGCTAGAGAAAATCAGCAAGAAGACCACCTTCGTCGTCGGCGCTCGCGACTCCCGCACTGGCCTCATCGACTTCTTGCTGTGCTACTTCCGCAACCTCACAGAGGATCAGGCCGAGAAATGCCTCGACATGgccggccaccacctccccctcgccGTCCACCTCATCGAGGTGGGCCGCTGGGGCTCGGAGGTGGTTCCACTGCTGCAGCCGGATGCTGCCAGGACCAAGACCGCTTTACAGCAGGCCGCGAACTGCTCCAATATCGATGGCCTCGTGCGGCTCATGACGTGGAGGTACCCTCGTCACCTCCTCGACCCTGTTCTGGATGATTTGCGCGGGGGGGAACAGCTTACCGCCGACTGCATCTACAAGATATGTGACCTGCTGCGCTGTTCGTGGCCGCCGCAGCCAATCCCTGCCCCAATTCCTGGCATTTATCGGGACAACAGTGGGAACGTCACCACAATCACCAAGATCAGAAAAGACGTTTTCGTCACAACCACAGTATCTAAAGACCATGTTCCGACAGCCACAATCACCTCAACTTGTCCGAGCAATGATGACTGCACTCAAGACGACGGTGTTCATATCTCAACGGAATTAGCCACAGACATATCCTCCAGTGTGAACAGTAGAGTCTGCTTCTGGCGGGAGAACCCTGATTTCCTCCCACTGTTGAAGATGTCTTTTCTCGACACCGTGCATGGCTTCTACATCGATGCGCTGGGCATGCTTCCCAGTCATGCGTTACGGGACAGCCACCTCCTCCGCGCCGTCCTCACAGCTGGACACTGCTATGGCCCCTTGGACCCTGTGTCAAACATCATACTCAACTCCATCTGGTACGACGCTGTCTTCCCGCTCTCGGATGATGTCTCCAATCAAATTGGAGCAGCTGACATTCTTGATGCTCGCTCCATGACCCGTGTTGAATCTCGTTCGCTCGACGGCTTTGTCGCCTTTGTCTGCTACACCTACTCAATCTCGGAGCAAGAAGCAGTGGTACTGCTTTGCCAACATCGCTTCAACCTCTCATACATGTTGCAGGGCTCAGAGAAGATATTCCTTAACTTGGCTTCTGCGGCACTGGTTGCCAAACACCCACAGCCTGCTGCCTTTGGGGATTTCCTCAATTCACTGACCCCAGCTAAACTTGTTCGCTTGCGCTCCCTTATATCCGACAGAGGTCTGCGCCATGTTCTCTCTGATGATACATTGGTGCAGCTAAAGAAGATGGCGACCAACGCGACAGCATGcgttgcagcagcagcagcagtgcaaaGTATGACTCCTGATCTGGGCCAATCTGCCTTGAAGACACTGTCCGCTAGGAGGGAGACCTTCAAGTCTGAGCAGGATTATGTTCGCACAAAGTTGCAGAAGTTGCTACTTGACTACGGCCACGATAAG ATGTGCTATGCCATCACTTTGCTTCTTTGCGATAAGTCTGCTCTCATTTAA
- the LOC123137968 gene encoding uncharacterized protein isoform X2 encodes MFVTADPAGAGAGDRFRGGWSFWNMQRNQSLLAASTSTNWGLSTSTTKNEGYSIWTSAGGEWRPRPTDAHAPAYYHDLAEFYLEAARRLPIADIPYLADCISISGLAVGLADPVTNIVLTTINAFAKRPSYVRPLKPDDALEKISKKTTFVVGARDSRTGLIDFLLCYFRNLTEDQAEKCLDMAGHHLPLAVHLIEVGRWGSEVVPLLQPDAARTKTALQQAANCSNIDGLVRLMTWRYPRHLLDPVLDDLRGGEQLTADCIYKICDLLRCSWPPQPIPAPIPGIYRDNSGNVTTITKIRKDVFVTTTVSKDHVPTATITSTCPSNDDCTQDDGVHISTELATDISSSVNSRVCFWRENPDFLPLLKMSFLDTVHGFYIDALGMLPSHALRDSHLLRAVLTAGHCYGPLDPVSNIILNSIWYDAVFPLSDDVSNQIGAADILDARSMTRVESRSLDGFVAFVCYTYSISEQEAVVLLCQHRFNLSYMLQGSEKIFLNLASAALVAKHPQPAAFGDFLNSLTPAKLVRLRSLISDRGLRHVLSDDTLVQLKKMATNATACVAAAAAVQSMTPDLGQSALKTLSARRETFKSEQDYVRTKLQKLLLDYGHDKGHFYRLGIVCGVTTARYGFYPTCYHVNFLASTDVPNDSTRSWALFFAEFWSIVDSKVEQSTNVPFCCPVKDSINAYSIWSTRIRMCHSSLHHLRPYFM; translated from the exons ATGTTCGTGACGGCGGATCCGGCCGGCGCTGGCGCCGGCGACCGTTTCCGTGGCGGCTGGTCCTTCTGGAATATGCAGAGGAACCAGAGCCTCTTGGCCGCCTCGACCTCCACCAACTGGGGCCTCTCAACCTCCACCACGAAGAACGAGGGCTACTCCATCTGGACCTCCGCGGGCGGCGAGTGGCGTCCCAGGCCCACGGACGCCCACGCCCCGGCGTACTACCACGACCTCGCCGAGTTCTACCTCGAGGCGGCCCGCCGCCTCCCCATCGCCGACATCCCGTACCTCGCCGACTGCATCTCCATCAGCGGCCTCGCCGTGGGCCTCGCCGACCCCGTCACCAACATCGTCCTCACCACCATCAACGCTTTCGCCAAGAGACCGTCCTACGTCCGGCCCCTAAAGCCAGATGATGCGCTAGAGAAAATCAGCAAGAAGACCACCTTCGTCGTCGGCGCTCGCGACTCCCGCACTGGCCTCATCGACTTCTTGCTGTGCTACTTCCGCAACCTCACAGAGGATCAGGCCGAGAAATGCCTCGACATGgccggccaccacctccccctcgccGTCCACCTCATCGAGGTGGGCCGCTGGGGCTCGGAGGTGGTTCCACTGCTGCAGCCGGATGCTGCCAGGACCAAGACCGCTTTACAGCAGGCCGCGAACTGCTCCAATATCGATGGCCTCGTGCGGCTCATGACGTGGAGGTACCCTCGTCACCTCCTCGACCCTGTTCTGGATGATTTGCGCGGGGGGGAACAGCTTACCGCCGACTGCATCTACAAGATATGTGACCTGCTGCGCTGTTCGTGGCCGCCGCAGCCAATCCCTGCCCCAATTCCTGGCATTTATCGGGACAACAGTGGGAACGTCACCACAATCACCAAGATCAGAAAAGACGTTTTCGTCACAACCACAGTATCTAAAGACCATGTTCCGACAGCCACAATCACCTCAACTTGTCCGAGCAATGATGACTGCACTCAAGACGACGGTGTTCATATCTCAACGGAATTAGCCACAGACATATCCTCCAGTGTGAACAGTAGAGTCTGCTTCTGGCGGGAGAACCCTGATTTCCTCCCACTGTTGAAGATGTCTTTTCTCGACACCGTGCATGGCTTCTACATCGATGCGCTGGGCATGCTTCCCAGTCATGCGTTACGGGACAGCCACCTCCTCCGCGCCGTCCTCACAGCTGGACACTGCTATGGCCCCTTGGACCCTGTGTCAAACATCATACTCAACTCCATCTGGTACGACGCTGTCTTCCCGCTCTCGGATGATGTCTCCAATCAAATTGGAGCAGCTGACATTCTTGATGCTCGCTCCATGACCCGTGTTGAATCTCGTTCGCTCGACGGCTTTGTCGCCTTTGTCTGCTACACCTACTCAATCTCGGAGCAAGAAGCAGTGGTACTGCTTTGCCAACATCGCTTCAACCTCTCATACATGTTGCAGGGCTCAGAGAAGATATTCCTTAACTTGGCTTCTGCGGCACTGGTTGCCAAACACCCACAGCCTGCTGCCTTTGGGGATTTCCTCAATTCACTGACCCCAGCTAAACTTGTTCGCTTGCGCTCCCTTATATCCGACAGAGGTCTGCGCCATGTTCTCTCTGATGATACATTGGTGCAGCTAAAGAAGATGGCGACCAACGCGACAGCATGcgttgcagcagcagcagcagtgcaaaGTATGACTCCTGATCTGGGCCAATCTGCCTTGAAGACACTGTCCGCTAGGAGGGAGACCTTCAAGTCTGAGCAGGATTATGTTCGCACAAAGTTGCAGAAGTTGCTACTTGACTACGGCCACGATAAG GGACACTTCTACAGGCTTGGTATTGTTTGTGGAGTGACGACAGCCAGATATGGCTTCTACCCAACTTGCTACCATGTAAACTTTCTGGCGAGCACGGATGTCCCAAATGATTCTACCAGATCGTGGGCACTCTTCTTTGCCGAATTCTGGAGCATAGTTGATAGTAAAGTTGAGCAGTCAACAAATGTGCCTTTCTGCTGCCCTGTGAAAGATTCCATCAATGCGTATTCTA TATGGAGTACTAGGATAAGGATGTGCCACAG TTCGCTGCATCATTTGCGACCGTACTTCATGTAA
- the LOC123137968 gene encoding uncharacterized protein isoform X1 — MFVTADPAGAGAGDRFRGGWSFWNMQRNQSLLAASTSTNWGLSTSTTKNEGYSIWTSAGGEWRPRPTDAHAPAYYHDLAEFYLEAARRLPIADIPYLADCISISGLAVGLADPVTNIVLTTINAFAKRPSYVRPLKPDDALEKISKKTTFVVGARDSRTGLIDFLLCYFRNLTEDQAEKCLDMAGHHLPLAVHLIEVGRWGSEVVPLLQPDAARTKTALQQAANCSNIDGLVRLMTWRYPRHLLDPVLDDLRGGEQLTADCIYKICDLLRCSWPPQPIPAPIPGIYRDNSGNVTTITKIRKDVFVTTTVSKDHVPTATITSTCPSNDDCTQDDGVHISTELATDISSSVNSRVCFWRENPDFLPLLKMSFLDTVHGFYIDALGMLPSHALRDSHLLRAVLTAGHCYGPLDPVSNIILNSIWYDAVFPLSDDVSNQIGAADILDARSMTRVESRSLDGFVAFVCYTYSISEQEAVVLLCQHRFNLSYMLQGSEKIFLNLASAALVAKHPQPAAFGDFLNSLTPAKLVRLRSLISDRGLRHVLSDDTLVQLKKMATNATACVAAAAAVQSMTPDLGQSALKTLSARRETFKSEQDYVRTKLQKLLLDYGHDKGHFYRLGIVCGVTTARYGFYPTCYHVNFLASTDVPNDSTRSWALFFAEFWSIVDSKVEQSTNVPFCCPVKDSINAYSIRCIICDRTSCKIAHPSCGNVYFTGNNAQYGFPVHHKWGSDLGGMLESDFIYFDHENDDEFSKIVSEASSSSSPKKPRAREKSPWSQRNTRARTGAGFGGAVPFWKV; from the exons ATGTTCGTGACGGCGGATCCGGCCGGCGCTGGCGCCGGCGACCGTTTCCGTGGCGGCTGGTCCTTCTGGAATATGCAGAGGAACCAGAGCCTCTTGGCCGCCTCGACCTCCACCAACTGGGGCCTCTCAACCTCCACCACGAAGAACGAGGGCTACTCCATCTGGACCTCCGCGGGCGGCGAGTGGCGTCCCAGGCCCACGGACGCCCACGCCCCGGCGTACTACCACGACCTCGCCGAGTTCTACCTCGAGGCGGCCCGCCGCCTCCCCATCGCCGACATCCCGTACCTCGCCGACTGCATCTCCATCAGCGGCCTCGCCGTGGGCCTCGCCGACCCCGTCACCAACATCGTCCTCACCACCATCAACGCTTTCGCCAAGAGACCGTCCTACGTCCGGCCCCTAAAGCCAGATGATGCGCTAGAGAAAATCAGCAAGAAGACCACCTTCGTCGTCGGCGCTCGCGACTCCCGCACTGGCCTCATCGACTTCTTGCTGTGCTACTTCCGCAACCTCACAGAGGATCAGGCCGAGAAATGCCTCGACATGgccggccaccacctccccctcgccGTCCACCTCATCGAGGTGGGCCGCTGGGGCTCGGAGGTGGTTCCACTGCTGCAGCCGGATGCTGCCAGGACCAAGACCGCTTTACAGCAGGCCGCGAACTGCTCCAATATCGATGGCCTCGTGCGGCTCATGACGTGGAGGTACCCTCGTCACCTCCTCGACCCTGTTCTGGATGATTTGCGCGGGGGGGAACAGCTTACCGCCGACTGCATCTACAAGATATGTGACCTGCTGCGCTGTTCGTGGCCGCCGCAGCCAATCCCTGCCCCAATTCCTGGCATTTATCGGGACAACAGTGGGAACGTCACCACAATCACCAAGATCAGAAAAGACGTTTTCGTCACAACCACAGTATCTAAAGACCATGTTCCGACAGCCACAATCACCTCAACTTGTCCGAGCAATGATGACTGCACTCAAGACGACGGTGTTCATATCTCAACGGAATTAGCCACAGACATATCCTCCAGTGTGAACAGTAGAGTCTGCTTCTGGCGGGAGAACCCTGATTTCCTCCCACTGTTGAAGATGTCTTTTCTCGACACCGTGCATGGCTTCTACATCGATGCGCTGGGCATGCTTCCCAGTCATGCGTTACGGGACAGCCACCTCCTCCGCGCCGTCCTCACAGCTGGACACTGCTATGGCCCCTTGGACCCTGTGTCAAACATCATACTCAACTCCATCTGGTACGACGCTGTCTTCCCGCTCTCGGATGATGTCTCCAATCAAATTGGAGCAGCTGACATTCTTGATGCTCGCTCCATGACCCGTGTTGAATCTCGTTCGCTCGACGGCTTTGTCGCCTTTGTCTGCTACACCTACTCAATCTCGGAGCAAGAAGCAGTGGTACTGCTTTGCCAACATCGCTTCAACCTCTCATACATGTTGCAGGGCTCAGAGAAGATATTCCTTAACTTGGCTTCTGCGGCACTGGTTGCCAAACACCCACAGCCTGCTGCCTTTGGGGATTTCCTCAATTCACTGACCCCAGCTAAACTTGTTCGCTTGCGCTCCCTTATATCCGACAGAGGTCTGCGCCATGTTCTCTCTGATGATACATTGGTGCAGCTAAAGAAGATGGCGACCAACGCGACAGCATGcgttgcagcagcagcagcagtgcaaaGTATGACTCCTGATCTGGGCCAATCTGCCTTGAAGACACTGTCCGCTAGGAGGGAGACCTTCAAGTCTGAGCAGGATTATGTTCGCACAAAGTTGCAGAAGTTGCTACTTGACTACGGCCACGATAAG GGACACTTCTACAGGCTTGGTATTGTTTGTGGAGTGACGACAGCCAGATATGGCTTCTACCCAACTTGCTACCATGTAAACTTTCTGGCGAGCACGGATGTCCCAAATGATTCTACCAGATCGTGGGCACTCTTCTTTGCCGAATTCTGGAGCATAGTTGATAGTAAAGTTGAGCAGTCAACAAATGTGCCTTTCTGCTGCCCTGTGAAAGATTCCATCAATGCGTATTCTA TTCGCTGCATCATTTGCGACCGTACTTCATGTAAGATTGCACATCCATCTTGTGGGAATGTCTATTTCACGGGCAACAACGCTCAGTATGGCTTTCCGGTACACCATAAGTGGGGGTCTGATTTAGGTGGAATGCTCGAATCCGACTTCATATACTTCGATCATGAAAATGATGACGAGTTTTCAAAGATTGTATCAGAGGCGTCTTCTTCTTCATCCCCTAAGAAGCCCAGAGCCAGAGAGAAGTCTCCTTGGTCCCAGAGGAATACCAGAGCTAGAACCGGTGCCGGTTTTGGTGGTGCGGTCCCTTTCTGGAAGGTGTAA